From Chryseobacterium sp. H1D6B, a single genomic window includes:
- a CDS encoding serine hydrolase domain-containing protein, translated as MGNNIHLKSFFSFTLSIVYLGMIFSCSATRHSQNAILHTTDPLYEEIETLGNELTIKNDVPGVAVAVIRDGKVAWIQSIGYADLASKKPVTPETIFNIGSISKLISAWGFIQLTEKNLVKLDDPVDQYLTRWHLPECEFDRSKVTLRRILSHTAGLSVHGYGGSDQGIPLLSLEESLNGKTKRNGETVHLISEPGTKWDYSGGGYTLAQLLLEERTNQSFATYMKNNIFLPLGMKNTNYEWTAEMMATSATAYDENGNPIKNRIFTEKAAAGLQTTIQDLAHFAELSITPNYRQLNKVLKPNTIKLMETPVLPNSNEGESGLGYRFMNYEGFRTIGHTGENVGWSAALFLDLPTKSGIIVLCNGSNGDRVWFPIYQIWLKTVKTKNKYSK; from the coding sequence ATGGGAAATAATATTCACCTAAAAAGCTTCTTCTCATTTACCTTGTCGATCGTCTATTTGGGAATGATTTTCTCTTGTTCGGCAACCAGACATTCCCAGAATGCAATTCTTCATACAACAGATCCGCTGTATGAAGAAATTGAAACATTAGGTAATGAACTTACCATAAAGAATGATGTTCCCGGAGTTGCAGTAGCCGTGATCCGGGATGGAAAAGTTGCCTGGATACAATCGATCGGATATGCGGATCTTGCAAGCAAAAAGCCTGTGACACCGGAGACGATCTTTAATATTGGCTCTATCTCCAAGTTGATCTCTGCCTGGGGTTTTATACAGCTCACAGAAAAAAATCTTGTCAAACTGGACGATCCCGTTGATCAATATCTAACCCGATGGCATTTGCCGGAATGTGAATTTGACAGATCAAAAGTAACACTGAGACGGATCTTGAGCCATACAGCAGGGCTTTCGGTACACGGTTACGGCGGATCAGACCAAGGAATACCATTGTTAAGTCTGGAAGAATCACTGAACGGGAAAACCAAACGCAATGGTGAAACCGTACATCTTATCAGCGAGCCGGGAACTAAATGGGACTATTCCGGGGGAGGTTACACTCTTGCACAACTGCTTCTGGAAGAGAGAACGAACCAGAGTTTTGCCACCTATATGAAAAATAATATCTTCCTGCCACTTGGAATGAAAAATACCAATTATGAATGGACAGCAGAAATGATGGCTACATCAGCAACGGCATATGACGAGAATGGTAATCCTATAAAAAACCGGATCTTCACTGAAAAAGCAGCGGCAGGACTTCAGACCACTATCCAAGATCTGGCACATTTTGCAGAACTGTCTATCACACCTAATTATCGTCAATTGAATAAAGTCCTGAAGCCAAACACCATCAAGTTAATGGAAACGCCTGTTCTCCCAAATTCCAACGAAGGTGAAAGCGGGCTGGGATATCGTTTTATGAATTATGAAGGTTTCAGAACCATAGGGCACACCGGCGAAAATGTAGGCTGGAGTGCTGCTCTATTTTTGGATCTGCCAACGAAGAGCGGCATCATTGTTCTATGCAACGGATCCAATGGTGATCGGGTTTGGTTTCCGATTTA
- a CDS encoding DUF6265 family protein — protein sequence MKTGAKFFITGISLAILYAWTVKYKKDIQKAEWLIGTGENKTQKGSIYETWTKAGNNEFSGKSYSVKDKDTIVFENIRLVQENKRLFYIPVVNNQNEGLPVRFVAKTISENQLVFENPQHDFPQIIAYTKISSDSLIAEISGTKNGQKRKQTFPMKRVKR from the coding sequence ATGAAAACAGGAGCAAAATTTTTTATTACAGGCATTAGTTTGGCTATTCTTTATGCCTGGACAGTAAAGTATAAAAAAGACATTCAAAAAGCTGAATGGCTGATCGGTACCGGGGAAAATAAAACCCAGAAAGGCAGCATCTATGAAACCTGGACTAAAGCTGGCAATAATGAATTTTCGGGGAAAAGTTATAGTGTGAAGGACAAAGACACGATCGTTTTTGAAAATATCCGGCTCGTGCAGGAAAATAAAAGGTTGTTTTATATTCCGGTCGTTAACAATCAAAATGAGGGCCTGCCTGTTCGTTTTGTCGCCAAAACCATTTCAGAAAATCAATTGGTCTTTGAAAATCCACAGCACGACTTTCCGCAGATCATCGCTTATACAAAAATCAGTTCCGATTCATTGATAGCTGAAATTTCAGGAACAAAAAACGGACAGAAACGCAAACAGACCTTCCCAATGAAACGAGTGAAAAGATAA
- a CDS encoding helix-turn-helix transcriptional regulator: MNYQTFEPDQNLTAFIKCYWTLESPKEETPEKQTIVSDGCMEMIFHYGDLYKQYLDNGNSIIQPRCFVIGQLTRPLEIEPTGETGIFSVRFHPEGFLPFTSNSIKEMENTAVSLEKLYGKDGQEIEQKVLNASSTSERIKFIEMFLLNRLTDIETIGRIVKTTVETIITANGQLPVDELSSLTKVNRRQLLRKFSAAIGLSPKQLSRTIRLQSALKMLLNDQFSNLAELAYENEYYDQAHFIKEFKEFTGSTPKEFYGNHLKMSSLFYGTD, translated from the coding sequence ATGAATTACCAGACATTTGAACCGGATCAGAATTTGACAGCATTTATCAAATGTTATTGGACATTAGAAAGCCCGAAAGAAGAAACGCCTGAAAAACAAACCATCGTTTCTGACGGATGTATGGAGATGATCTTTCATTATGGCGATCTATACAAACAATACTTGGATAATGGGAACAGCATTATCCAACCCAGATGTTTTGTCATCGGACAACTGACACGGCCACTTGAGATCGAGCCGACAGGCGAGACCGGAATCTTTTCCGTTCGCTTTCATCCGGAAGGATTTTTGCCTTTTACCAGTAATTCCATAAAAGAGATGGAAAATACCGCCGTTTCATTGGAAAAGTTATATGGAAAGGATGGACAGGAAATTGAGCAAAAGGTTTTAAATGCCAGTTCCACTTCGGAGAGAATAAAGTTTATTGAAATGTTTTTACTTAATCGACTGACCGACATCGAAACCATTGGCCGCATTGTAAAAACAACGGTTGAAACCATTATAACAGCCAACGGACAACTCCCGGTTGACGAATTGTCGAGTCTTACCAAAGTCAACAGAAGACAATTATTACGCAAATTTTCTGCAGCCATCGGTCTTAGTCCAAAACAACTATCCCGGACGATCCGATTGCAGTCTGCACTCAAAATGTTGCTGAACGATCAGTTCTCCAACCTGGCAGAACTGGCTTATGAAAATGAATATTACGACCAGGCACACTTTATCAAAGAGTTTAAGGAATTTACCGGATCTACGCCCAAAGAATTTTATGGTAATCACCTTAAGATGTCCTCGCTTTTCTACGGAACGGATTAG
- a CDS encoding helix-turn-helix domain-containing protein, giving the protein MIVNLITKEDLQEFKTELLEDLQNLFQIKISQQKLWLRSSEVKELLKISSGTLQNLRVNGTLSYTRVGGTLYYNYKDIEEMLKKKQ; this is encoded by the coding sequence ATGATAGTCAACCTCATCACAAAAGAAGACCTTCAGGAATTTAAAACCGAATTGCTGGAAGACCTACAAAACCTATTTCAAATCAAAATTTCCCAGCAGAAATTATGGCTACGGTCATCAGAGGTCAAAGAACTTCTGAAAATCTCTTCCGGAACATTGCAAAACCTGCGCGTTAATGGAACCTTATCCTACACCCGTGTCGGCGGAACACTATATTACAATTATAAAGACATTGAAGAAATGCTGAAAAAGAAGCAATGA